A single window of Pyrus communis chromosome 10, drPyrComm1.1, whole genome shotgun sequence DNA harbors:
- the LOC137747453 gene encoding protein LATERAL BRANCHING OXIDOREDUCTASE 1-like, whose product MELLGSKTVQEVLIQGEQVPEKYIHKVEDGGVPVPDASAAQLMDVPVIDLALLAASSISADELEKLRSALATWGCFQVINHGMSPEFLDEFREITKQFFALPVEDKKKYLRQVNDIQGYGNDMVFSEQQTLDWSDRLYLSVYPQDNRKLNLWPENPKSFRQTLDQYTMDLQVVTKTVLKAMARSLDLEDNCFSDLYGGEQGKMDIRFNFYPPCPRPDLVLGVKPHADGTLITLLLQDKEVEGLQFLKGDEWFRAPIVPDALLINVGDQVEILSNGIFKSPVHKVVTNSDKERISVAAFCIPESDKEIEPFERLVDESRPRLYKKVKNYVGIYFEYYQQGRRPMEAAKM is encoded by the exons ATGGAGTTATTAGGATCGAAAACTGTCCAGGAGGTGCTCATCCAAGGGGAACAGGTGCCAGAGAAATATATCCATAAAGTTGAAGATGGTGGAGTCCCAGTCCCGGATGCTTCTGCTGCCCAATTGATGGATGTTCCAGTTATTGATCTTGCTCTCCTCGCAGCTTCTTCAATCTCTGCCGATGAACTTGAGAAGCTCAGATCGGCTCTTGCCACATGGGGTTGCTTCCAG GTAATAAACCACGGTATGTCGCCGGAATTCCTAGACGAGTTCCGAGAGATTACAAAGCAGTTTTTTGCACTTCCAGTGGAAGATAAGAAGAAGTACTTGAGACAAGTCAACGACATTCAAGGATATGGAAACGACATGGTTTTTTCAGAGCAACAAACACTGGATTGGAGTGATAGACTATACCTTTCTGTGTATCCACAAGACAACCGTAAGCTCAACCTGTGGCCTGAAAACCCCAAATCTTTTAG GCAGACTTTAGACCAATATACCATGGACTTGCAAGTGGTAACAAAAACTGTCCTCAAGGCCATGGCAAGGTCATTGGATTTGGAGGACAATTGCTTTTCCGACCTGTATGGGGGAGAACAAGGGAAAATGGACATCAGATTTAACTTTTATCCTCCATGTCCAAGGCCTGATCTCGTCCTTGGTGTCAAACCACACGCAGACGGAACCCTAATCACCCTTCTCTTGCAAGACAAGGAAGTTGAaggtcttcaatttctcaaAGGTGATGAGTGGTTTCGAGCTCCCATTGTTCCTGATGCGCTTCTCATCAACGTTGGTGATCAAGTGGAG ATACTGAGCAATGGAATATTCAAGAGCCCTGTACACAAGGTGGTGACAAATTCCGACAAGGAGAGGATATCGGTGGCGGCCTTCTGCATACCAGAGTCGGATAAAGAGATTGAACCTTTTGAAAGGTTGGTCGACGAGTCAAGGCCAAGATTGTACAAGaaggtgaaaaattatgttggCATCTATTTCGAATACTATCAGCAAGGGAGGAGACCAATGGAAGCAGCAAAAATGTAA